Within the Salmo salar chromosome ssa12, Ssal_v3.1, whole genome shotgun sequence genome, the region tcaactatgtaaagaaaaaagtatttaataagattatttctttccttcagatctaggatgtgtttaagtgttccctttatttttttgagcagtatatataccaTATTACGCGCATCTGTCCGAGAGGTTAACATATCAAGTGTTCTCTTTAGGCCCTTGTGGGTTAATATGTATTACACTACTTTAAATCTCGCAGGAACGGCATGGAGATTGAGAAAAACTTTCACATCCGGGTGGACAGGGTCTCCAAAAGTTCATCGGTAAGTGTCCCACGACAGTGGATATTTTAAAAAGAACATGCCGAGCGTTAAGACCGGTATACTTGGTGGCAATAGAATGCACTTTGACCGTTAAAGGTCATACATTTGCTTAATCTTTTTGATTTTGTATAAACTTGTTTGAGCAAGGATGCTGCGACACATCTATTGAATAGAATTGTTGCGTCTTTCAGCACGATCACAAGAGGTCAATATTCATTGGCAATCTACCATTCGGTGAGTAACTATAAGAGGGTTTACTTTCCTGTGAACTTGTCAGTCAAAAGGAAACCAATTACATGCAGGTTATTAGGTTCATATTTCATACTGTATTAACTTGCAGATATAAACGAATTGCCACTGCGACAGCACTTTGAGGAGTGTGGCAAGGTGGAGGGGGTGCGGTTGGTGCGGGACAAGAACTCCGGAATGGGCAAGGGCTTCGGCTACATCTTATTCCAGGTGAGGAAATAACATTTCATATGCACCAGACCCGCTCAGAGATTATGTATGCATTTCAGGAGGCTTCCCACTACTGAGTTGGCCAAGTCTCATACTGCGGCCAATGCGTTGCATGCACACAGTTTAAGTTTAGACTACTACTAATTAATATCTTATGAAACCTCTTTTCTAACTACACCCCTGCATCATCTCTAACGGCTGTTTTTGTTGTAGAGCATCGATGCTGTCCAGCTGGCCTTGAAACTAGACAGCTCCAAACTCCTCGGGAGGACGGTCCGGGTGAAGAGGTCGGTGAAGAAGGAGAAAGAAGTGCACAGAGGGCCTAGAGGGAAAGAAAGGGAGACTAAGGGTGCAGGGAAGGAACCTATCAAAGGGGGATTTAAGGGGAGACTGGGCCAGGGCGGTCCCCAAAACAAGTCTTCCGGGAGGCCGCAGGGGAAGGGACCTCAAATCAAATCGATGGGGAAGACATTCAAGAAAAGTCTAGGCGAGGCACAGAAAGCCACCACAGGCCCCTCTTCCTTCAAAGGTGAGATGGCAGACCCAAACAGCAAAAAAGCAAAGGCGAAAGCACTGAAGAAGAAACTCAAACCGAGGAAAAGGAATCGGGTTGTACACATTTGATGTGATGTATCGTTAAAGCAGAACATTTGTTGTACAACTATCATGGTGTGTAAACGTTCCTGACGTAACATCCAGGCCTAGCCACATTTCCAGTTGAAACATGGTTGTTTTTGGTTGGGACTGTCCCACCAAATATGTATGTCAATCCCATCTAATGGTAAGGAAAACATTCATGAACTATTCTAGACATTAAACAGACTAAATAAAATTTGAAGAAGCAAAAGTGTTGTCATGTACCTTTTTATTTAGATTTCTTACAAAGAGGAACAACCTCTTAATGACGTAACAGAACATTCAATCACTTTAAAGTATCCATGTCGGActgaaaacaaaacaataacTTATACAATGAAGCAACAGCGTTGAGACAGATCACATGTAGGAACAAGGAAATTGAAAGACTAAGTTTGTAGAAAGAGGTTTTAGTACAGGGGCTATATGTATCAAGCCTCAGAGTAGGAATTATTTAAGATCAGTTTttccttttagatcacaatgaataagactGCATGggcaggacctgatcctagatcagcactcctactcaagAAGCTTAATACATATGGTCCCAGAGCTGTGTAAACGTGGGAGCGGTTGCAGGGATGGTATTGTAAATGCTGAGAAATGTTTTGCTATAACTTTCAGAGACAAACTGTAAGAGAAGCAAAACACTAACTGCATATGAATCGAATAAAATGGGTCCGATAGGCATTTGATTGGTTACCATTGCTGCAAATCAAGAGATGGTAATTTGATGCGACCAatagtaacacaacatgtggTAATTGGACGGGTTCATGTTTTTCCATTTGGACAGAAGCAAAAGAATACCCTCAggtgagtaaaaaaaaaagtttaccaATTTTCTATACAAGTCAGGATAAGGGGTTATAGGAGCTCCGGGATGAACTTCCCTTAAGTACCGATCTAGGATCACCTTcccctccccaatcctaaccttaaccattagtggggaaaatacaaaactgacccaagatcagcatctaggggcaacttcacccaacTCCTGTTATAGGAGGGTCCAGAGGAAGAGCGTTCCGAGGGGAAACTTCCATCGACGATCCTCATTCTAAGTCATCTTCATTCAAGCTACCTTGTGCGCTCACAATACGCTGCAGGAAAGACAGGGAAATTCTAAATCCATAAACATGCTTAAGAAATGTGTCCCATTTCCTCTTCATTGTTGATATGGGACAATAATCAAAGCTGATCTGGGGTCAGGCCCCGTATTCAAAAAGCATCTTCTCCTACTCAGATGCTATATGAATATGGGCTCAGGTCCCCTCTGTCCATGTTCTTACTCAAGGTAAAAACATATCCtaaaatcagcactcctactctatgGTTGAGATATCCTGAAGATGGTTAAACAGTGTGGTGGGTGCCTTTCATTAGGTTTGAAAGACCACCATACTGCTTTCACCTTTCAAGccttgtaaaaaaataataatgctgGAACTGTACTTGGAGGCACCTATAGCTCTACCAAAGTCATGAGCTGTGTTTGTCTTATTGACATGTTTGTTACCTAAACTCATTCTTGAAATCAGATTTGACTTCTGTCTAGCATATTATACAAATGGTTTAAGGGCTGGGCGATATCTAATTAATTTTAATTTGTTTTAGCACAATGTTCAAGTGCCTGTATCGCATGAATCTGTTTTTATTGGCGTTCTGTCTTTGGTCTCGTCTCCTTTGTTCCTTGTGTGcactgtgcaccttcccactAGCATACAGACAAGCCCCTCCCCCCGCCACTCACAACAACTTCCTCTGACAAGCAGTTTAAAAACGTAGAATCGTTTATATGGACAAACGCTTAGAcactattttactgtaatagacgAGGACTTAACCTTTCTGATGAtaccctttttatgtctcaacATGTAGAACAGAGCAAACCGTACTAAAACGAGTATCAATGAACATGATTGTGGAAAAGTAATGCTCAGTTTGTCGGGCGCGGGATTGCGGCACagctagcagcattttagccacaGCCTTATGCAACGAGCATAAAAATACGCATTTATATTAGGAATTGGtaactcgttctcattctgagaaataagcatcggtttatccaggtaggccacttgatttcgaTATCTAAATAAAGTGGACAGGCTGTGTTGTTCAAACAGCTTGAGACAGATTTGGAGGGTCTGTTCATAAGTGTTCTACCTTGTTGGCAAGCAAATAGATCCACATTGGTTAGACTTAATATAAAACGTTAGCTGGTTACTCCCTAGCACGTGGGTTTGTGCTTGAGAAATTGTTTAAGAGACCTGTTAaattttctataatgcctgctacaagaagttGGTCATTGTGCATGTTTCTGGTTAAATTTGTAACAAATGGCATTTTCATGGACTTGAAAGCCAAATCAATTATTTTTAAAAAGCAGGTTAAAACTATTTTAATTGAATTAGTCagtcttatggttgtggaaggcttatacTTAGCCGAGTTATCATTTtacaagccctgaattcattatTGCTGATTGTTTGAAATACAGTGTGTTGACCTTTAACTGCAACAAGGCTTATGAGAGAAATCTAGGTATATTGGGAATCGCCCATGTTTAAAAATAAAGATGTGATTTTTACGCCTCATCAGCCATCCATAATTGGTTTCCACTTCCTTGCTTGAATACACTTACTGCAAGTTGCTCTGAATAGAAGCGGATCTGCTGCAGTTCCGGGCACTAAAAAGTTAGTTTGTCACAAACAGTAGGAGACGACAGAGCACTGTGTTGCACACACATTGTGGCAATGGTTCTGCTAATAGCGCAGCAACTTTATCCTGAAACGTACGAGAGGCACTGTACCTGGCTGATGGTTAGTGTTGTTACATAAGCTCAATGTCGAATAGGCTTGCAGTTCTGACTACATATTATGCATATCTAATATCATTAGATACATTGCATATTAGATACATTAGCTTCCTTGATTGTATGCACTTACTGTACGCAGCCCAGGGtaggagtgtctgctaaattaccttGAAGTGGAGAAAAGGACTGTACCTGGCTGATGGTGGGCAGTTTGGTGAGTAGCATCTGGAAGACAGGTGGCGGGAGGGTCTGCTGCAGCACCTGGAGAAGCTGCTGGGGCTGGCCGCACACGGCGATGGCGTTGGTCAGGTGCTCCACGCCGTTCTCGTAGTCTCCTATACCGGAACACCAAGTGCAAAGAGGTTTAGATTGACAAAATGTGTAGTACATCACATGGAGAACAGTGTTGTTACTCTGGTCACAAGTAAATTAGGTAGTGCATTATATGGAGaacagtgcactatatggggaatagggggtCATCGCTTGGTAAAAAGAAGTGCACTAGAAGGCCTATATGGGGAATAGTGtgtcacacacacagcccaaGTGATGTCAATGTAAGACTGGTTTACCCTGAGCCAACAGCTCCTCTCCCAGCTGAATCTCCTCCAGAAAGAACTTCTGGACCGCCTCAGCATCCTTCAGGTCTGGGAGCTGCAAGAGTCCCACAACACACACTACTTTCCATAGGTCAAGGAATAACTAAAACAATGTACTGGTGGAAAAACTGTTGTCGATGACCTATGCTCCAGGAGGAATAAAAGGCCTATTCAAATGAGTCGGGTAATCCACAGAGGCGTGCCACTTCGTCAGGTGCAAGGTTCAATTTAAGTGAACTCTTAGTGCAGAGCAGTTCTTGCTGGGTTTGCACTTCCTCCATTGGAAAACAATGGCTTGTTCACCACAGAACCGTTCTTGTGCGAGTCAAGTATATGGGCCTTAAGTAACAGATTTGAGGGAAGAGTAGTCAAGTCGGTCAGTTTCTATTGGGGAGCTATACAGTTGTGTTGACTGAAATTTGGTACCACTGTACAGACAAAAGGTTTAGTCAATGCACTAATTCCAGTCTAAAAATCAGTCCTACCCAGCCATCCCCTTGCCGTGTCCCAATACATGCCAGTGAAGATCGTCTCTTGTTTATTTCACTGGAGATCATTGAAGATTATTTTCCACATGGTATCATTGATGCGTACTAGACATGACTTCTGTTGTGTGTTCATTGAggaagaatttaaaaaatgacCTTGAGGGGATTTTACTCACCTTCGACAGTCCTGTCCCTTGTTTTGCAGCCGCCTGATTTCTCCTCCCTAGGGCAGAGGTAACACAATCACTGTTAATATAAATAGCTTTGGGGATTGTTCCTGTTTGTACTTGGACATCTTAGTTTCTCTGGCAATCCTACAATGCAAGACTATGATTAGGAACAATAAGGAAGTCACATTAACATCCTAAATTGACACCCTGAAGTACAGCTTCAGTCTTGAACAAAGCTCCAATATAATCCCCACCCCTTCTGATAACCCTTGATAAAGTGGTTTACCCGGGTCAGAATCAGGAAATATAAGCGTAGCCGCTAAGTAGCAAGTGACAACTAGCCAAACAATCCTAGTTTTTTTTCTGATAAGGTGATGAACTACCACAGTGGAAGGTGAATGACAAAAATGCAAACAGAGGAACATGGCTCATTCAATTGCAGTAAAGCAGGTGTATAAAGCATTGTGGCCAGCTGACAGCCAAAGTCCAGCTTTCATACTGTAGTCCAGCTAGAATTGTAGTCTAGTTAATGTGGGACTGGAATgttaatattttttggggggaggatGTGATATATGTATAGGATTTGTGACATACATGCATCCATATTTGTATTCTAATTTACTCCTCTATTAGAGTGAGGGATTCTGGGTAGAAGACAAGGCAGAGATGCCATGAtgtagtgtgtggaggtgtgggcAATCCTCATTTATTTTATATCCCCTTATGAGTTATGCAGTCTCATCATTAAAGTTCGCAGTCTAATGCACTTAAGGCGCATTGTCAGCTTCTTCATACCAACAACCCACGTTCTTACATGAACGGTAAGCCTGGATAGAGTAACATTAGGGATATCCAGGTTGCTTTTAATCCTGCTTGGCAAGCTCTGTCTGATATGGCTAGCAGCCTAGAATGGTTGGTTTAGGTTACATAACAGTTCAAAACACTATCAATGAATGAATCAGGGTAGGTGCAGCTGTCCATGTCTGAATTCAACTAACAGAACGCTTGTGAGTGAGTAGGAAGTACATTAATACATGATATAGAAGCTAGTTAGCTGAGAAACGCTCAACTCCTCTATAAGAGAACAGAGTTGAGCGTTCCTCTGCTAGGAGCTAACGTTAGCACTGGCTAGTTAAGTGCAGGGCTTTTGGGGTTAGTAGTGCGCTGACAATGAATTAATGAATCAGATCTATTGCACAAATCATTAACGTTACCAATCAATACTTCGCTAATTGGGAATAGTTAAACTAAACTAGTTCGGCCTGGCTCAGGCATTTTGTTGCACCTCAGGTCTCCCAAACAGAGACCGGTGTACAGGATGCAGACAACACTCACGTTCTCGCAGCCTGTTCTTGAAGTTGGGGTCACTCCGTCTTTTCCTGTCGAAGTAGATGCAGTAGCCGACGAACAGAGCCCCGCAAACACCGGCGGCTATCGTGCTCGATTTACCGCCCATCATCACTTTCGAAATGGTTTATATTTCTGTGTTAACAAAgataatatttcaattttggctTATATCAGAGACGGTACATGACCTCACACAGGCGCAAGTTCCCAGCAAAAAGGACCAGTAGGACCACTGACTAATTTGACAGCTAGGGTGTCCGCATTGAACGCCTGATGAAAAATAATCCAACGTTAATTCCCAATCACATGATATCTCCGATAACGTATGCATTTTGAGTGCATATAAAGTGTTGGATGTTGTTGAACTCAGATGGGAAAAAATACATGCGTTAGGATTTCTTCAAATCGATGTAAGTAGCAGTCGGTCGCATTGAAATGTAAGCCACAAGGTGGCAGTAGTAATTCATGAAAAAAAGAAGCAGCAGGCTAATGATCACATTTGATACAATTTAACACTATTTTCCCCAgagtaacaaaaatagaaacaaTTTAGCTACAATTCTAGGTATTTTGACGTCTGGGGTAGACCACACAGCAGCAAACAATGGCCAAGTGAAATATTGAACATTAGGCTACATGGTGAGTGACACAATCATCAAGACTAGTAAGAAAACATGTACAATTCTGCTTTCACTATGACCAATTCATTTACGAAAAATGATGCCAGTTGCTCATATGCCTGTCTGGCCTTAGTTGGCACTTCTCATCTCCCAGATGATAGCAAATCCCTAGAAGTGCTGCTCAACAGAACAGATGGTCAGCTGCAATACATGTGCAAGTCCAGACTGCTGCAAAAATATACCACCTTGACTATTAGGCTTCTGAGGGCACATGCTCAGACCTGCATTAATACAAACCATCAGGCATGCACATCCTTGCATGGATTACATCATCACCATACTGGGTCTGGCATTACGTGCGCCTTTGCCTTTAAATGGCAACCGAGCCGTTCTGCACCCTTGCACAATTTCTGTGGCCGGTTGTTGTGGTTACAGTTTATTAAAGGGATAACTGAACCTTAGAGATTGGTGTCATTGACCAAACGTTGCCGGTTGACAGGGTTTTTGGAAGGGCGTCTGTGCTTTTGGGGGGTTTCCAGTTAAGCTGTGGGTGTGTGGTTGTGTACAAGTGTGTGTTTGAACAAGAGTGTGTACACCTTCACACCCTTAtttgtgtctctatgtgtgtgtgtatgtgcgcatgCATTGCATGTGTACTTCTTCATActacgtgtgtgtgcgcgtgtgtgtgtgtgtgtgtgtgtgtgcatgcatgtatcagtggaggctgctgaggggaggacgactcatTAATAATGGCCGGAAATAaagtgagccgtcctcccctcagcagcctccactggcatgtatgtgtatgtgcgtACGTGTGTACACTTGTCTATGGACAGTTTACATGGTAGGAGGATTATCCGTCTGCCCTGTCGTCTCTCTCGCCAGCGGCTTAGCAGCTCGCACCTGGCATGCAGCTGCCTGGGGGTTGGCGAAGAATTCACCCCTCAGGGACATCTAGCTCCGCCAGGTCCCTGGGCATGACGTGAGGCGGCTCAGCCAGAGGCTCGTCTTCTCGCGGCGGTGGGCTATTATTACCATTACTCAATCGTTCCTGGAAGCTGCTTTGGAAGCCCTACTGTATTTgatctctgtgcgtgtgtgttcggAGGTCTCCTAATCCATGCTGTCATCCCAGGCCACATTATACATGTCTGTAACAACTCCCTAGAAAACCAGAACTCTTGTCAATAGCTGGGACTGGAGGTTTGGATAGAAAGACTTtgacacacacatcagagactgTTTAGGGATGTTGTACAAATAATGGTTGTTGCAAAACTATCTTTCAATCAGATAGTAGAATTATGTAAGACTTTAGAGTTTATGAAGAGAACCAACCAATGGGGATGCTTTACCGACTGATTCCTACATATCTCTCTTAAAACCACTTATATGGGAATAACCTGTACTGTTCTCCTGGGTGTGCTAAGGTTGGCAATAAGACAGGAGACACCCTGCAGTTGCTTATTGTGCAGTATACGAGCCACACTGTACCTTTATTGGCTGTGCACATAATAGTATTCAATTAATTAAGCATGCTCCATAAGGGCTAGGCAATTAGAATGCTTGGGCTCATAATCCAATCAGTGTGCATGATGCTGCACGGTGAGCTCATCGCTATATGATGTTCGCAGCCATGCTGACTCGGCACATTTACTGCAAAACCTGGCACGGCGACTTGCGTCTGCGAGTGCAAAAGCAATTATCTTCTTCTGCACTGTCATCTTCCTTGGAATGGTGCGCGCACTCCTCCGTTGCCATGGTTTTGGACCAGAGAGGTAACCATGGCAACACTGTTGGTATTCCCTAAAGCGGTGGAGAGAGATAAGATGGGGGGGGGTGttgagagggctagagagagagagagaaagctgttCAAACATGACAGGATTTTTTAAAAGCGGTTATTTCAGAGCAGCTGAATAAGTCAGATATGCACACACAACCACAGGTCTTTCCTACTGATGCTTTacatgcacgctcacacacacacacacacacacacacacacacacacacacacacacacacacacacacacacacacacacacacacacacacacacacacacacacacacacacacacacacacacacacacacacacacacacacacacacacacacacacacacacacacacacacacacacacacacacacacacacacacacacacacacacacacacacacacacacacacacacacacacacacacacacacacacacacacacacacaaacacacacacacacacacacacacacacacacacacacacacacacacacaaagtgtttTTTGAGTGGAGATTTGCACAAGGGCTCCAGTGAAGGAAAGCTTGCAGGGACAAACAGAGAAGTAATTATTTTTACCCTGGCTGCAGCTGTTTTTCTGTTTGTCTTGGCAGCCCTGGCTccagcagcagagagacaggccaGGAGACAGGAACTGAAAAAATCCCCCTCTCTTACTATTGGAATAAAATACAGAACGTTTTGAATCCCGGCCCAGGAACGTCCCATAAAACTGGAAATGGCAGGCCTACCCTGTATTTTCCATGAACCCTGTGCTCTCCCCATTCCAAAGGCTATGTCATTAGATGTGTTTTCAAGGGAGAAACACGTAGTGGAAccaggaatggagggaggagggagagaggatggcagGCTTGCCAACTCTCTGAGCcaagtggagaaagagagagacttttCTGTTTAGGTTGTCTGAATGGAGGAGAGAGTGCTGACTGAAAAGGAatggaaaatgagagagagagggaagggagagcgagaggtaaAGAGGACCGCTTGTGTTAGCATGGTGTTGCGCTCCAGGACCCCGTTAGCTAGCTTTCTCTTCAGCTCTTGGCATCGGCA harbors:
- the LOC106564829 gene encoding mitochondrial import receptor subunit TOM20 homolog — translated: MMGGKSSTIAAGVCGALFVGYCIYFDRKRRSDPNFKNRLRERRRNQAAAKQGTGLSKLPDLKDAEAVQKFFLEEIQLGEELLAQGDYENGVEHLTNAIAVCGQPQQLLQVLQQTLPPPVFQMLLTKLPTISQRIVSAQGSLNEDDLE